The following are encoded together in the Notolabrus celidotus isolate fNotCel1 chromosome 9, fNotCel1.pri, whole genome shotgun sequence genome:
- the mtx3 gene encoding metaxin-3 isoform X1, producing MNENMAAAMELRCWGGDWGLPSVHTESLIVLAYTKFSGAKVTVSPIDWTWKTLTATVPELLCGDFAVQEPTQILNFLRKQRFNADFELTARQGADTMAYIALIEEKLRPAVLHTFWVDAENYANLTRPWFASRSPFPLNFIVPSRCASTALSRILLTKGEAPLHRITEVEGKIYSDAKECLNLLSYRLGTDNYFFGNSPTSLDAFVFGFVAPLYKAGLPSSPLQSHLRQLENITRFCDNILAVYFSSDHPSPPAPVQETMDANLQKLTQLVNKESNLIEKMDDNLRSSPQHKPHRLEPKPSMASEKNSTPA from the exons ATGAATGAAAACATGGCGGCTGCCATGGAGCTGAGATGCTGGGGAGGAGACTGGGGTTTGCCCTCCGTCCACACCGAGTCTCTGATAGTTCTG GCATATACCAAGTTTTCTGGGGCAAAGGTCACAGTTTCTCCTATAGACTGGACATGGAAAACTCTAACAG CGACAGTCCCAGAGTTACTTTGTGGAGACTTTGCAGTACAAGAACCAACACAGATTCTCAACTTCCTCAGAAAACAG AGGTTTAATGCAGACTTTGAGCTGACAGCCAGACAAGGAGCAGACACCATGGCTTACATTGCTCTGATTGAAGAGAAACTGCGTCCAGCTGTG TTGCACACATTCTGGGTAGATGCGGAAAACTATGCCAATCTGACACGGCCATGGTTTGCTTCACGCTCGCCATTCCCTCTTAACTTCATCGTCCCGAGTCGGTGTGCCAGCACTGCGCTCTCTCGCATCCTGTTGACTAAAGGAGAAGCACCGCTGCACAGAATCACTGAGGTGGAGGGAAAG ATCTACAGTGACGCTAAAGAGTGCCTGAATCTCCTTTCCTACAGGCTGGGCACTGACAACTACTTCTTTGGCAACTC GCCAACCAGCCTGGATGCCtttgtgtttggttttgtgGCTCCACTTTACAAAGCCGGTCTGCCCAGCAGCCCTCTGCAGAGCCACCTCAGACAGCTGGAGAACATCACACGCTTCTGTGACAACATCCTCGCCGTCTACTTCAGCTCAGACCACCCTA GTCCTCCTGCACCTGTCCAGGAAACAATGGATGCCAACCTCCAGAAACTAACTCAGCTTGTAAATAAAGAGTCCAACTTGATAGAGAAG ATGGATGACAATCTCCGCAGCAGCCCACAGCACAAACCCCACAGACTGGAGCCCAAACCCAGTATGGCCAGTGAGAAGAACTCGACCCCTGCCTAA
- the mtx3 gene encoding metaxin-3 isoform X3, with translation MNENMAAAMELRCWGGDWGLPSVHTESLIVLAYTKFSGAKVTVSPIDWTWKTLTATVPELLCGDFAVQEPTQILNFLRKQRFNADFELTARQGADTMAYIALIEEKLRPAVLHTFWVDAENYANLTRPWFASRSPFPLNFIVPSRCASTALSRILLTKGEAPLHRITEVEGKIYSDAKECLNLLSYRLGTDNYFFGNSPTSLDAFVFGFVAPLYKAGLPSSPLQSHLRQLENITRFCDNILAVYFSSDHPNG, from the exons ATGAATGAAAACATGGCGGCTGCCATGGAGCTGAGATGCTGGGGAGGAGACTGGGGTTTGCCCTCCGTCCACACCGAGTCTCTGATAGTTCTG GCATATACCAAGTTTTCTGGGGCAAAGGTCACAGTTTCTCCTATAGACTGGACATGGAAAACTCTAACAG CGACAGTCCCAGAGTTACTTTGTGGAGACTTTGCAGTACAAGAACCAACACAGATTCTCAACTTCCTCAGAAAACAG AGGTTTAATGCAGACTTTGAGCTGACAGCCAGACAAGGAGCAGACACCATGGCTTACATTGCTCTGATTGAAGAGAAACTGCGTCCAGCTGTG TTGCACACATTCTGGGTAGATGCGGAAAACTATGCCAATCTGACACGGCCATGGTTTGCTTCACGCTCGCCATTCCCTCTTAACTTCATCGTCCCGAGTCGGTGTGCCAGCACTGCGCTCTCTCGCATCCTGTTGACTAAAGGAGAAGCACCGCTGCACAGAATCACTGAGGTGGAGGGAAAG ATCTACAGTGACGCTAAAGAGTGCCTGAATCTCCTTTCCTACAGGCTGGGCACTGACAACTACTTCTTTGGCAACTC GCCAACCAGCCTGGATGCCtttgtgtttggttttgtgGCTCCACTTTACAAAGCCGGTCTGCCCAGCAGCCCTCTGCAGAGCCACCTCAGACAGCTGGAGAACATCACACGCTTCTGTGACAACATCCTCGCCGTCTACTTCAGCTCAGACCACCCTA ATGGATGA
- the mtx3 gene encoding metaxin-3 isoform X2, with protein sequence MNENMAAAMELRCWGGDWGLPSVHTESLIVLAYTKFSGAKVTVSPIDWTWKTLTATVPELLCGDFAVQEPTQILNFLRKQRFNADFELTARQGADTMAYIALIEEKLRPAVLHTFWVDAENYANLTRPWFASRSPFPLNFIVPSRCASTALSRILLTKGEAPLHRITEVEGKIYSDAKECLNLLSYRLGTDNYFFGNSPTSLDAFVFGFVAPLYKAGLPSSPLQSHLRQLENITRFCDNILAVYFSSDHPSPPAPVQETMDANLQKLTQLVNKESNLIEKVLLLSFYPLCMSSWVHVADG encoded by the exons ATGAATGAAAACATGGCGGCTGCCATGGAGCTGAGATGCTGGGGAGGAGACTGGGGTTTGCCCTCCGTCCACACCGAGTCTCTGATAGTTCTG GCATATACCAAGTTTTCTGGGGCAAAGGTCACAGTTTCTCCTATAGACTGGACATGGAAAACTCTAACAG CGACAGTCCCAGAGTTACTTTGTGGAGACTTTGCAGTACAAGAACCAACACAGATTCTCAACTTCCTCAGAAAACAG AGGTTTAATGCAGACTTTGAGCTGACAGCCAGACAAGGAGCAGACACCATGGCTTACATTGCTCTGATTGAAGAGAAACTGCGTCCAGCTGTG TTGCACACATTCTGGGTAGATGCGGAAAACTATGCCAATCTGACACGGCCATGGTTTGCTTCACGCTCGCCATTCCCTCTTAACTTCATCGTCCCGAGTCGGTGTGCCAGCACTGCGCTCTCTCGCATCCTGTTGACTAAAGGAGAAGCACCGCTGCACAGAATCACTGAGGTGGAGGGAAAG ATCTACAGTGACGCTAAAGAGTGCCTGAATCTCCTTTCCTACAGGCTGGGCACTGACAACTACTTCTTTGGCAACTC GCCAACCAGCCTGGATGCCtttgtgtttggttttgtgGCTCCACTTTACAAAGCCGGTCTGCCCAGCAGCCCTCTGCAGAGCCACCTCAGACAGCTGGAGAACATCACACGCTTCTGTGACAACATCCTCGCCGTCTACTTCAGCTCAGACCACCCTA GTCCTCCTGCACCTGTCCAGGAAACAATGGATGCCAACCTCCAGAAACTAACTCAGCTTGTAAATAAAGAGTCCAACTTGATAGAGAAGGTGCTTCTGCTTTCCTTTTATCCTCTTTGCATGAGTTCATGGGTGCATGTGGCAG ATGGATGA